CGGGGTACAGTGGATTTCCGCATGGGCGGGGTGTTGATCGCAGGCGGCATTGTCGGCGCCGGGTTGGGCGTCCTGATCTTCCGCCTGCTCCAGGCGATCGGCCAGATCGATACCGTCATCGGTATCCTCTATGTCCTGATGCTTGGCGGTATCGGATTGCTGATGGCCAAGGAATCGATCCAGGCGCTGATTGCCTTGAAGACCGGCAAGCGGATGCAGGCCCGCAAGCGCCGCCATCATCCCCTGGTCGCGGCCTTGCCGATGCGCTGGCGCTTCTATCGATCGGGCCTTTACATCTCTCCGCTGGCGCCATTGTTGCTTGGCATGGCGACTGGCATTCTCACCATGTTGCTGGGTGTTGGCGGCGGCTTCATCCTCGTTCCCGCCATGCTTTATCTGCTGGGCATGAACACGCAGTCGGTGGTCGGCACATCTCTGTTCCAGATATTGTTCGTCACCATGGCGACCACGATGATGCACGCGATGACGACCAAGGCGGTAGACCTGGTGCTGGCGCTGCTGCTGCTGATCGGATCGGTCACCGGCGCACAGGTCGGAACCCGCCTGTCAATGACGATCCGTCCGGAATATCTGCGCATCCTGCTCGCCGCAATCGTGCTGATGGTCGCCGCGCGCATGGCATTGGGACTGGGATGGCGACCCGACGAAATCTTCACGATCGAGATCCAGTGATGGCGCGCACACTCGTCCTGCCGGCCCTGCTGCTGATGCTGACTGCCGCCGACGAACCGCAACTCGTGCCGGATGTGTCGCAGCGCGAGGTCGAAATCCAGTATAGCTTCACCGGCGCAGACCTGCTGCTGTTCGGCGCGATCGTCTATCCCGACGGCACGCGCCCAGACAAACCGGCCGACATCGTCGTGGTGCTCAAGGGTCCCGAACAGTCGATCGCCATGCGCGAAAAGCAGAAGGTCGCCGGTATCTGGGTCAATGCCGATCGTGCCCGCTTTCGTTCTGCCCCCAGCTTCTATGCCATGGCATCGTCGCGCCCTATCGACCGGATCGTCGATGAACGCACGGCCGCCATCTATGAACTGGGCGTCGACAAGCTCCAGCTTTCACCTTCCTCACTCAACGACAGCGCCGAACTCGACCGGTTCCAGGCCGGGCTCGTCGACCTGCGTGAGCGCAACGGCCTGTTTGTCGAGCGTCCCGGCACGGTCGAGATTACCGACGGCGTACTGTATCGCGTCCGCCTGCCACTTTCAGCGCGCGTGATTGTAGGCGACTATACCGCCGAAACCTTTCTGGTGCAGGATGGCCGGGTTGTCGCTGCGGCCGTCCGCGATATCCATGTCCGGAAATCGGGCTTCGAGCGCTTCATGGCGGTCGCGGCCGAACATTGGTCCTTTCTCTATGGCCTGACCGCGATCGCGCTGGCGGTTGGCATGGGCTGGGCCGCCGGCGCGATCGCCCGCCGTATCTGATCGCCGCCTCTCCAAAAGTTCATCTTCCCGCCACGCTGCGGTTGCATCGACGGGCGCATATCCAGCCCTGCCACTGCCCCCTTGGTGGCACGAACCGGCCAGCATGGACCTGCTGGCCAAAGACGGTCGGGATGCGTGGGTCTTTCCCGACCGTTCAGCCCGGCACGGCGGCCTCCTCCCGTCGTGCCGGGCGTCCGGTCCGCGTTTGAGGAGAAGGACGATGAGGAGCCGCAGTCACGCTATCTTCCGTCGCGCTATCTTCCGGCATAGCCTGCCGATCCTGATCATTCTCTTCGCCGCCTTCCTGCTGTTCCTGCAATGGCTGGGCTATCTGGGTGGAGATCCCTTTTCCAGCTACCGTCCCACCATCTATCAGCCGGGTCGGGGCACGCCCGTCGCCATCATCCTGTCAGGTGACATGGGCATGAATATCGGCATGGGGCCGGGCATCGCCGCACGACTGGCGCGTGATGGCATCCCCGTCATCGGGGTCAATTCGCTCACCTATTTTCGCAACACGAGAACCCCGGCCGATGCAACCGCCCTGATCGAACAGGCCATGGCACGTGCCCATGCAATCGATCCTGCCGCCCGCATCCTGTTGATCGGCCAGTCCTTCGGTTCCGACATGGCCCATGTGGGCCTGGCAGGGCTGCCCGCCCCCCTGCGCCGCGACCTGGCGATGGTCGCACTCGTCGTACCGGGAGCGACCGTCGAATATCGTGCCTCGCCCGGGGAGATATTCACCTTCCTGATGGCGGACGCGGATGCGCTGCCGACTGCGCGTCAACTGGATTGGGTGCCGCTGCTCTGCGTCCATGGGCGCGAAGAACCCGCCAGCCTCTGCCCCCTGCTGCACCAGGCCAATCTGCGCAGCGTCGCCCTGCCCGGGGGACACCCGTTGCACCATGATGTAAACGCCCTCTATCATGTGCTGCGCGCCGCCTTCGTGCAGCAGAGATTGCTTCGGATAGCCTGATATGATGCGCAGCCTCCGCCCCCTTCTCGTTGCCTTATGCCTGCTCAACTGCGCGTCCGCCAACGCGGCCGATCCGGTCATGGGCTCCTGGATCAACCCGCGCGGCAGCGTCACTGTCACCACCGGGGCCTGCCAGGACAAGCTGTGCGGTTGGGTCAGCCACGCCAACGCCGAAGCACTGGCCGACGCGAGCGACGCCGGCATCCCGCATCTGGTCGGTACCACCCTGCTGCAGGATTATCGCCCGAAGGGACCGGGCCATTGGGCCGGCCGCGTCTATGTGCCCGACATGGGCAGGACCTTCTATTCGACGATCGACCAGCAAGGTCCGAACCAGCTCAAGATTTCCGGCTGCATCCTGGGCGGCCTCTTCTGCCGCAGCCAGTTGTGGCACCGGGTCACGACGGGGTAAAAGCAAGCCATGGGGGTCATGACATTCCTGCGCCAGTACCGCACCGGGCTCTCGGTCGGGTTGGTCGTGCTGCTGGCCGCACTCGGCTTCGTCGCGCTCTATCACCTGCTGCATGACGTCCATATGCGCGACATCCGCGCCGCCTTCCACGCGATCGGCCCGGCCGCCTTCATCCCCGCGCTGCTGCTGACGGCGATCAGCTATGTCACGCTGACCTTTTATGACGTGCTTGCGCTGCGTACCATCGGCCGCAAACTGCCCTATGAAACGGCGGCCCTCGCCTCCTTCACCAGCTACACGCTCAGCCATAATCTGGGCCTGTCGCTGCTGACCGGCGGATCGGCGCGCTATCGTATCTACAGTGCGGCAGGATTGGGCGTCGCGGATGTGGCGCGGGTCGTCGCGATCGCCGGCGCGACCTTCTGGGGCGGGGTTCTGGCGCTTGCCGCCGCCATGCTGGTCTGGCGCCCCGAGATACTGACCCTGGGCGGTGTCACTGTGTCGGCGTCGACACTGCGGCTCGCCGGCTGCGCCATCCTTGCCGCGATCGCCGGGCTGATGATCTATGCCGGCCGCCGTGGGCGGATGCTGAAGCTTGGCCGCATGACCCTGCCGCTGCCGTCGGCCGGCCGCATGGCAAGCCAGATCGGCATCGGCGTCATCGACCTGGCCGCCGCCAGCGCGGCGCTGTTCGTCCTGGTGCCCGGCATCGGCCTGCATGCCTGGCCCGCCTTTTTCCTGGGCTATGCCCTCGCCATCGTCGCCGTGCTGCTGACCCACGTGCCCGGCGGCGTCGGCGTGTTCGAACTGGTGATGCTCGCCGCCCTGCCCGGCGTGGACCGGCCGCAACTGGTCGCCGCGCTGCTCGCCTATCGGCTGGTCTATTATATCCTGCCGCTGGTGATCGCGGTCGGCATCATCGTCGCACAGGAAGGCTGGCGCTGGCGCCAGCCGCTGCGTCGCACCCTGCGCGGGCTGCAGGCGGTCACCACCGGCCTTGCGCCCATCATGACCGCCGCATTGGTCTTCCTGGGCGGCGCGGTGCTGCTGGTGTCCGGTTCGCTGCCCGCCATCCCGCATCGCGTCGCCACGCTCAGCAGCGTCGTCCCCCTGCCTTTCCTCGAAGCATCGCACATGGCCGGCAGCCTGGTCGGCGCGGCGCTGCTGATCCTCTCGGCCGGCCTTTATCGCCGGCTCGATGGCGCCTTCTGGCTGACCCGCATCCTGCTGCTGGCGGGCGCAATCTTCTCGCTGCTCAAGGGACTGGATT
The sequence above is drawn from the Sphingobium sp. AP49 genome and encodes:
- a CDS encoding sulfite exporter TauE/SafE family protein, with the translated sequence MDLYLPIANLSVNALVIIGLGGVVGLLSGMFGVGGGFLTTPLLIFYGIPPTVAAASAASQVTGASVSGVVTHMSRGTVDFRMGGVLIAGGIVGAGLGVLIFRLLQAIGQIDTVIGILYVLMLGGIGLLMAKESIQALIALKTGKRMQARKRRHHPLVAALPMRWRFYRSGLYISPLAPLLLGMATGILTMLLGVGGGFILVPAMLYLLGMNTQSVVGTSLFQILFVTMATTMMHAMTTKAVDLVLALLLLIGSVTGAQVGTRLSMTIRPEYLRILLAAIVLMVAARMALGLGWRPDEIFTIEIQ
- a CDS encoding TIGR02186 family protein, which gives rise to MARTLVLPALLLMLTAADEPQLVPDVSQREVEIQYSFTGADLLLFGAIVYPDGTRPDKPADIVVVLKGPEQSIAMREKQKVAGIWVNADRARFRSAPSFYAMASSRPIDRIVDERTAAIYELGVDKLQLSPSSLNDSAELDRFQAGLVDLRERNGLFVERPGTVEITDGVLYRVRLPLSARVIVGDYTAETFLVQDGRVVAAAVRDIHVRKSGFERFMAVAAEHWSFLYGLTAIALAVGMGWAAGAIARRI
- a CDS encoding AcvB/VirJ family lysyl-phosphatidylglycerol hydrolase, which encodes MRSRSHAIFRRAIFRHSLPILIILFAAFLLFLQWLGYLGGDPFSSYRPTIYQPGRGTPVAIILSGDMGMNIGMGPGIAARLARDGIPVIGVNSLTYFRNTRTPADATALIEQAMARAHAIDPAARILLIGQSFGSDMAHVGLAGLPAPLRRDLAMVALVVPGATVEYRASPGEIFTFLMADADALPTARQLDWVPLLCVHGREEPASLCPLLHQANLRSVALPGGHPLHHDVNALYHVLRAAFVQQRLLRIA
- a CDS encoding DUF2147 domain-containing protein, giving the protein MRSLRPLLVALCLLNCASANAADPVMGSWINPRGSVTVTTGACQDKLCGWVSHANAEALADASDAGIPHLVGTTLLQDYRPKGPGHWAGRVYVPDMGRTFYSTIDQQGPNQLKISGCILGGLFCRSQLWHRVTTG